Proteins encoded within one genomic window of Deinococcus metallilatus:
- a CDS encoding TetR/AcrR family transcriptional regulator, translating to MTSPAQERLLHAAHTLFSGRSIHRVSIDDIVREAGSTKATLYRHYRSKDDLLLAVMRWESQAWLHGFQDNVARLEPHPARQLLVVVDALAGGWARPGFRGCVLTRLVLEQADPDHPAGQVLEDHQRRVREYLAVLARRAGRPEPDRLAAELHLVLEGAALLAGVGRDREAFSRARAIAGQLLGDPVYGEKADGA from the coding sequence ATGACTTCCCCTGCCCAAGAGCGCCTGCTGCACGCCGCCCACACCCTGTTCTCCGGCCGCAGCATTCATCGGGTCTCCATCGACGACATCGTGCGGGAGGCCGGAAGCACCAAGGCCACCCTCTACCGGCACTACCGCAGCAAGGACGACCTCCTCCTCGCGGTGATGCGCTGGGAGTCCCAGGCCTGGCTGCACGGGTTTCAGGACAACGTCGCGCGTCTGGAGCCTCACCCCGCCCGGCAACTGCTGGTCGTGGTCGACGCGCTCGCGGGCGGGTGGGCGCGCCCTGGCTTCCGGGGGTGCGTGCTGACCCGCCTCGTTCTGGAACAGGCTGATCCCGACCACCCGGCGGGGCAAGTGCTGGAGGACCACCAGCGGCGCGTGCGGGAGTACCTCGCGGTCCTGGCCCGTCGGGCGGGACGGCCGGAGCCTGACCGGCTCGCGGCCGAACTGCACCTCGTTCTGGAGGGGGCCGCCCTGCTGGCCGGGGTGGGGCGGGACCGCGAGGCCTTCTCCCGGGCACGGGCGATCGCCGGGCAGTTGCTCGGCGACCCTGTTTACGGGGAGAAGGCCGATGGGGCGTGA
- a CDS encoding DUF2171 domain-containing protein translates to MTMQSQIKPGMPVKCADGMDHGQVDGVDGEYIKLSGGDSAQPHWLPISAVDHVDQHVHLNLGHEQVHQQWLSEDPHPEHRQ, encoded by the coding sequence ATGACGATGCAGTCGCAGATCAAGCCAGGCATGCCGGTGAAGTGTGCGGACGGAATGGATCACGGCCAGGTGGACGGCGTGGACGGGGAGTACATCAAGCTGTCGGGGGGCGATTCCGCACAGCCGCACTGGCTGCCCATAAGTGCCGTGGACCATGTGGATCAGCACGTCCACCTGAACCTGGGCCACGAACAGGTCCACCAGCAGTGGTTGAGTGAGGACCCCCATCCCGAACACCGCCAGTAA
- a CDS encoding IS5 family transposase: protein MIRQGYPSDVDDETYHFLLPYLALSPEDAPQRKYPLRDVLNALLWISRTGAQWDYLPNDFPPPEIVRSQAQRWFAAHCFENAVHDLRLFSRIQQQRGGFPSAIIVDSRTLQSTPESGHRAGYDGAKRRKGTKVHLVVDTLGHFIALMTSPANEQDRAQVEELCREAQQLTGGMLEVAFVDQGYTGEETLEAARKSNIELIVVKRPDASRGFVLLPRRWVVERSLAWLSRFRRLGRDLERLSSTLIGFHFVAACVLMLAKIKPFLG from the coding sequence ATGATCCGGCAAGGCTATCCGAGTGACGTGGACGACGAGACGTACCATTTCCTGCTGCCCTACCTGGCGTTGAGCCCTGAAGACGCGCCACAGCGGAAGTACCCCTTGCGAGACGTGTTGAACGCGTTGCTGTGGATCAGTCGAACGGGCGCGCAGTGGGACTATTTGCCGAACGACTTCCCCCCGCCTGAGATCGTGCGATCTCAGGCGCAGCGGTGGTTTGCTGCTCACTGCTTCGAGAACGCCGTCCATGACCTGCGGTTGTTCAGCCGGATTCAGCAGCAACGCGGAGGGTTCCCCTCCGCGATCATCGTGGACAGCCGAACGCTCCAAAGCACCCCCGAAAGCGGTCATCGTGCAGGCTACGACGGGGCCAAGCGGCGCAAAGGCACCAAAGTCCACCTGGTCGTTGATACCCTCGGGCATTTCATCGCCCTGATGACCTCGCCCGCCAACGAACAGGACCGGGCTCAGGTGGAAGAACTCTGCCGGGAAGCCCAGCAACTTACCGGCGGAATGCTCGAAGTCGCCTTCGTCGATCAGGGCTACACCGGCGAAGAGACACTTGAGGCGGCCAGGAAAAGCAATATCGAGCTGATCGTCGTGAAGCGTCCGGACGCTTCACGCGGCTTCGTCCTGCTCCCCAGACGCTGGGTTGTGGAGCGGTCCTTGGCCTGGTTGTCGCGCTTCCGTCGCCTGGGACGGGATTTAGAACGCTTGTCCTCCACCCTCATCGGCTTTCACTTCGTCGCGGCCTGTGTTCTGATGCTGGCGAAAATCAAGCCCTTTCTTGGATAA
- a CDS encoding DUF2171 domain-containing protein has protein sequence MTTGAQIQEHMPVICADGHRHGEVDRVDGEYIKLSRDDSGTHHWLPLSAVDHVDEHVHLKLNHEQVHQQWLSEDPHPEHRQ, from the coding sequence ATGACGACGGGAGCACAGATTCAGGAGCACATGCCGGTGATTTGCGCGGACGGGCACCGGCACGGCGAGGTGGACCGGGTAGACGGGGAGTACATCAAGCTGAGCCGGGACGACTCGGGGACGCACCACTGGCTGCCGCTGAGCGCGGTGGATCACGTGGACGAGCATGTGCACCTGAAGCTGAACCACGAGCAGGTGCATCAGCAGTGGCTGAGCGAGGACCCCCACCCCGAACACCGGCAGTAA
- a CDS encoding DUF305 domain-containing protein, whose product MRKTLLTVLALGALPTPALAQMNHGTMHMATPATGMNPPMDLSALKAMTGKAFDRAFLSMMIPHHQAAVAMSQAVLGTRDPKVKAWANTIIRDQNREIAQMNTLLKSYGGADSEMQASMMGDMASSVKSASNKDRAFVQGMIPHHASAIDMANLALQKSQNLSVLGLARDITRAQAAEMYDFKAYLLR is encoded by the coding sequence ATGCGGAAAACACTCCTGACCGTGCTGGCCCTGGGCGCCCTGCCCACCCCGGCCCTCGCCCAGATGAACCACGGCACTATGCACATGGCCACCCCCGCGACCGGCATGAACCCGCCGATGGACCTGAGCGCTCTGAAGGCGATGACCGGCAAGGCCTTCGACCGCGCCTTTCTCTCCATGATGATCCCGCACCACCAGGCCGCCGTCGCCATGAGCCAGGCCGTCCTCGGCACCCGGGACCCCAAGGTCAAGGCCTGGGCGAACACCATCATCCGGGACCAGAACCGGGAGATCGCCCAGATGAACACCCTGCTGAAGAGTTACGGCGGCGCCGACAGCGAGATGCAGGCGAGCATGATGGGCGACATGGCGAGCAGCGTGAAAAGCGCCAGCAACAAGGACCGCGCCTTCGTGCAGGGCATGATTCCGCACCACGCCTCCGCCATCGACATGGCGAACCTCGCCCTCCAGAAATCGCAGAACCTCAGCGTGCTGGGGCTCGCCCGCGACATCACCCGCGCCCAGGCCGCCGAGATGTACGACTTCAAGGCCTACCTGCTGCGCTGA
- a CDS encoding YibE/F family protein, whose product MPVLPLGVPWPARLLLPLLAALPLLLGGCVRLPESPAPLGTYLRGTYEQRYSEDEVLVTLEDGEIVNALSYADGPTYTRGEPVVIYKTGKDYVLNDPVRTPYLGWLLGAVMVIAVAVARGKGFRAILGSTLTLLALWVFILPALLSGHSSAPLTIPALGAVLAVCVYLVHGWNWKSHAALTALWTATTAGYFLTLLVAHLTHLSGTADRAAVVAQGSYGINALSLYVVGVVLSALGAMNDVTVTQASVVETVAQTQPGLPIRRLYALGMQVGGDHVGSMVTVLVLGYAAGALPLMLLLRANGTTPMWVTLNGEALFSELAGLLIALITMLLAVPLSTGLAAWWMGTRQRGRVEAPLHRADQHTG is encoded by the coding sequence ATGCCTGTCCTCCCCCTTGGTGTTCCGTGGCCGGCACGCCTCCTCCTGCCGCTCCTTGCCGCGCTGCCCCTGCTGCTGGGGGGATGCGTCCGCCTCCCCGAGTCGCCCGCCCCCCTGGGCACGTACCTGCGCGGCACCTACGAGCAGCGGTACAGCGAGGATGAGGTGCTGGTGACCCTGGAAGACGGCGAGATCGTGAACGCGCTCTCCTACGCGGACGGCCCCACCTACACCCGGGGTGAGCCGGTGGTCATCTACAAAACGGGCAAAGACTACGTCCTGAATGACCCGGTTCGCACCCCGTACCTGGGCTGGCTGCTCGGCGCCGTGATGGTCATCGCCGTCGCGGTGGCGCGCGGTAAGGGCTTCCGGGCCATCCTGGGCAGCACCCTCACCCTGCTGGCCCTGTGGGTGTTCATCCTGCCCGCGCTGCTGTCCGGGCACAGCAGTGCCCCCCTGACCATTCCGGCCCTGGGCGCCGTGCTGGCCGTCTGCGTCTACCTGGTCCACGGGTGGAACTGGAAAAGTCACGCCGCCCTGACCGCCCTGTGGACCGCGACCACCGCTGGGTACTTCCTCACCCTCCTCGTCGCGCACCTGACGCACCTCAGCGGCACCGCGGACCGGGCGGCCGTGGTCGCCCAGGGATCCTACGGCATCAACGCGCTGAGCCTGTATGTCGTCGGGGTCGTCCTCTCGGCGCTCGGTGCCATGAACGATGTCACCGTCACCCAGGCCTCTGTGGTGGAGACGGTCGCCCAGACCCAGCCGGGCCTGCCCATCCGCCGCTTGTATGCCCTGGGCATGCAGGTGGGCGGGGACCACGTGGGCAGCATGGTCACCGTCCTGGTGCTGGGGTACGCGGCGGGGGCGCTGCCCCTGATGCTCCTGCTCCGGGCCAACGGGACGACCCCGATGTGGGTGACCCTGAACGGCGAGGCCTTGTTCTCCGAACTGGCCGGACTGCTGATCGCCCTGATCACCATGCTCCTCGCCGTGCCGCTCAGCACCGGGCTGGCGGCGTGGTGGATGGGGACGCGGCAGCGAGGCCGGGTCGAAGCTCCCCTGCACCGCGCGGACCAGCACACCGGGTGA
- a CDS encoding sensor histidine kinase translates to MKLYPRLFLSHLLVILIAVGAMLVLTELLAPAFVRHHVEQMVRLIGPDGASLRPDLERGMRRTLNSALLVSLPLALLVAALTALLSARRVVRSVTLLRDGSHAIAAGEYRRRLPEEGRDELTDLARHYNRMAGALERVEQGRVELISNVAHELRTPLAALRGYAEALRDRVLAPEVASDAIVRETVAMERLVRDLSLVSRVEAGAVELHPTDFRPGELLRAALERFEGAAQDRGIHLALQTDDPLPRVTADFERASQVLANLLSNALRHTPSGGSVTLAAHAADGRVTFEVRDTGSGIPEEHLGRIFERFYRVDPARTRGEGSGVGLTIAKGLIERMGGTLTVTSGPGGSTFGFTLLAAHTGST, encoded by the coding sequence GTGAAGCTCTACCCCCGCCTGTTCCTGTCGCACCTGCTGGTCATCCTGATCGCCGTCGGCGCCATGCTGGTCCTGACCGAACTGCTCGCCCCCGCCTTCGTGCGCCACCACGTCGAGCAGATGGTGCGCCTGATCGGCCCGGACGGGGCCAGCCTGCGCCCCGACCTGGAACGGGGGATGCGCCGCACCCTCAACTCCGCCCTGCTGGTGTCCCTCCCCCTCGCGCTGCTGGTGGCCGCCCTGACGGCCCTGCTCTCGGCGCGGCGGGTGGTGCGGAGCGTGACCCTGCTGCGGGACGGCAGCCACGCCATCGCGGCCGGGGAGTACCGGCGGCGCCTGCCCGAGGAGGGCCGCGACGAGCTGACCGACCTCGCGCGGCACTACAACCGGATGGCCGGGGCGCTGGAGCGGGTCGAGCAGGGCCGGGTGGAACTGATCTCGAACGTGGCGCACGAACTGCGCACCCCCCTGGCCGCCCTGCGTGGGTACGCCGAGGCGCTGAGAGACCGGGTGCTGGCCCCCGAGGTGGCCTCGGACGCCATCGTGCGGGAGACAGTGGCGATGGAACGGCTGGTGCGGGACCTGAGCCTGGTGTCCCGGGTGGAGGCGGGCGCCGTGGAGCTGCACCCGACGGACTTCCGACCGGGGGAGTTGCTGAGGGCCGCGCTGGAGCGCTTCGAGGGCGCCGCTCAGGACCGGGGCATCCACCTGGCCCTGCAAACGGACGACCCTCTCCCACGGGTCACGGCGGACTTCGAGCGGGCCTCGCAGGTCCTGGCGAACCTGCTCTCGAACGCCCTGCGGCACACTCCCAGCGGCGGGTCCGTCACGCTTGCGGCCCACGCGGCGGACGGTCGGGTGACCTTTGAGGTGCGGGACACCGGGAGCGGCATTCCCGAGGAGCACCTGGGCCGCATCTTCGAGCGGTTCTACCGGGTGGACCCGGCGCGGACCCGGGGCGAGGGAAGCGGGGTGGGCCTCACCATCGCCAAGGGCCTAATCGAGCGCATGGGCGGCACGCTCACCGTCACGTCGGGGCCAGGAGGCAGCACGTTCGGCTTCACGTTGCTGGCCGCCCATACGGGGAGCACCTGA
- a CDS encoding winged helix-turn-helix domain-containing protein, translating into MPNVLIVDDDPAILEILRAYLAAEGHTVLEAADGIQARTLLPRADLAILDWMLPGVSGLELAREARAARLDLPILMLTARGEEEDKLRGLDLGLDDYVVKPFSPREVVARVRALLRRVGVRDTVSSGGLELDLRARTATLDGQPIDLSKLEYDLLAALASHPGLAWTRERLLERVWGQDFPGTERVVDVHVTGLRKKLGDDADRPRFIETVRGVGYRFRTDT; encoded by the coding sequence ATGCCCAACGTCCTGATTGTGGACGACGACCCCGCCATCCTCGAAATCCTGCGCGCCTACCTCGCTGCGGAAGGACACACGGTTCTGGAAGCGGCCGACGGGATTCAGGCCCGCACCCTGCTCCCCCGTGCCGACCTCGCCATCCTCGACTGGATGCTGCCCGGTGTGTCTGGCCTGGAACTGGCCCGGGAAGCTCGGGCCGCCCGCCTCGACCTGCCCATCCTGATGCTCACCGCACGAGGGGAAGAAGAAGACAAGCTGCGCGGTCTGGACCTCGGCCTCGACGACTACGTGGTCAAGCCCTTTAGCCCTCGGGAGGTCGTCGCCCGGGTCCGCGCCCTGCTGCGCCGGGTGGGCGTCCGCGACACGGTGAGCAGCGGGGGCCTGGAACTTGACCTGCGCGCCCGCACGGCGACCTTGGACGGGCAACCCATCGACCTCTCCAAGCTGGAATACGACCTGCTGGCCGCGCTCGCCTCCCACCCCGGCCTCGCCTGGACCCGGGAGCGGTTGCTGGAACGGGTCTGGGGCCAGGACTTCCCCGGCACCGAGCGGGTGGTGGACGTGCATGTGACGGGCCTGCGCAAGAAGCTCGGAGATGACGCCGACCGACCCCGTTTCATCGAGACGGTGCGGGGCGTCGGCTACCGCTTCAGGACCGACACTTGA
- a CDS encoding YbaK/EbsC family protein: MADLAPSARKVQDAWRALGVPAEVVELPGYTRTAAEAAATLGCDVEEIAKSLVFRMGGGEAVLVMLSGRDRVDETRLAECLGEAVGKADAAFVRECTGFAVGGVPPVGHVRSLVTLLDDALLELDAVWAAAGTPHAVARVLTRDLRRLPNARIATLRERREGTSVAA, encoded by the coding sequence GTGGCTGACCTGGCGCCCAGCGCCCGGAAGGTTCAGGACGCCTGGCGCGCGCTCGGTGTTCCCGCCGAGGTCGTGGAGTTGCCCGGCTACACACGCACCGCCGCGGAGGCGGCCGCCACCCTGGGGTGTGACGTGGAGGAGATCGCCAAGTCGCTCGTGTTCCGCATGGGGGGTGGCGAGGCGGTGCTGGTGATGCTCAGCGGTCGTGACCGCGTGGACGAGACCCGCCTGGCCGAGTGCCTGGGCGAGGCTGTGGGGAAGGCGGACGCGGCGTTCGTGCGGGAATGCACGGGCTTTGCGGTCGGCGGGGTGCCGCCGGTGGGTCACGTCCGCTCGCTGGTCACGCTGCTGGATGACGCCTTGCTGGAGTTGGACGCGGTGTGGGCGGCGGCCGGCACCCCTCACGCCGTCGCCCGGGTGCTGACCCGTGACTTGCGCCGCTTGCCCAACGCGCGTATCGCTACCCTACGTGAGAGGCGTGAGGGCACGAGTGTTGCCGCATGA